A genomic region of Trifolium pratense cultivar HEN17-A07 linkage group LG3, ARS_RC_1.1, whole genome shotgun sequence contains the following coding sequences:
- the LOC123918856 gene encoding stigma-specific STIG1-like protein 3: MGFLKAIIIIAITMALSITITLNTITQNEPETASIHHDDSRAHEQELIHHEKNKFLPSKRVSRLLAQNPNAPIHCHKDDEICDLSGAKNATCCNNKCMDLGYDKHNCGACKKHCKYTQTCCRGQCVDTYYDKRHCGECNNRCEIGEYCVYGMCSGYA, translated from the coding sequence ATGGGGTTCCTAAAGGCAATAATCATCATAGCAATAACCATGGCTTTGTCTATCACAATCACATTGAATACCATCACACAAAACGAACCGGAAACTGCATCGATTCATCACGACGATTCTCGAGCACACGAGCAAGAACTAATTCACCATGAGAAAAAcaagtttcttccttcaaaGAGGGTAAGTCGTCTCCTAGCTCAAAACCCTAATGCACCTATTCATTGTCACAAAGACGACGAGATTTGCGATCTTTCCGGTGCCAAGAATGCTACATGTTGCAACAACAAGTGCATGGATTTGGGATATGATAAGCATAATTGTGGTGCATGCAAGAAACATTGCAAATATACTCAAACATGTTGTAGAGGACAGTGTGTTGATACATATTATGATAAGAGGCATTGTGGAGAGTGCAATAATCGTTGTGAAATTGGTGAGTATTGTGTCTATGGAATGTGCAGTGGTTACGCATAA
- the LOC123918858 gene encoding linamarin synthase 1-like, producing MDHTQQKPHAIFVPFPAQGHINPFMQLAKLFHCNGFHITFINTKFNHTRFIKSLGEEFVKGLPDFQFETIPDGLPPCDKDATQDVPLLCDSTRKNCYGPFKEVVNKLNSSLLPVTCIIADGACGFAGRVAKDLGIKELQFWTASACGFVGHLQYDELVKRGILPFKDENFIVDGTLDTSLEWISGLKDIRLKDLPSFMRVTDLNDIMFDFLGSEAQNCIKSSAVIINTFEALEDEALDALRAKNPNIYSIGPLHMIGRHFPKIENGFNVSGSSLWKSDPECIKWLNKWKPGSVLYINYGSITVMTDYHLKEFAWGIANSKLQFLWIVRPDVVIGEETLHLPQDFLDEVKDRGYITSWCSQEQVLAHPSVGGFLTHCGWNSTIEAISSGVPTICWPFFSEQQTNCRYLCNTWKIGMEINHDVKRDEITKLVMEMMEGEKGKEMRQKCLELKKEAIDATDLGGSSYNNFHKLIKEVLHRNAL from the exons ATGGATCATACCCAACAAAAGCCACATGCTATATTTGTACCATTTCCAGCACAAGGTCATATCAACCCTTTCATGCAACTAGCCAAACTTTTCCATTGCAACGGTTTCCATATAACCTTTATCAACACTAAATTCAACCACACACGTTTCATAAAATCACTTGGAGAAGAATTTGTAAAGGGTCTTCCAGATTTTCAATTTGAGACTATACCTGATGGTTTGCCACCATGTGATAAGGATGCAACACAAGATGTTCCATTGTTATGTGACTCAACTAGAAAAAATTGTTATGGTCCTTTTAAAGAGGTTGTGAATAAGCTTAATAGTAGTTTATTACCAGTTACTTGCATAATTGCTGATGGTGCTTGTGGCTTTGCTGGAAGAGTTGCTAAGGATTTGGGTATTAAGGAGTTACAATTTTGGACTGCTTCAGCATGTGGCTTTGTGGGACATTTGCAATATGATGAACTTGTCAAAAGAGGCATTCTTCCATTCAAAG atGAAAATTTTATTGTTGATGGAACATTGGATACAAGTTTAGAATGGATCTCCGGATTAAAAGATATCAGACTAAAAGACCTTCCAAGTTTCATGAGAGTCACTGATCTAAATGATATTATGTTTGATTTCTTGGGGTCAGAGGCACAAAACTGTATAAAATCATCAGCAGTCATCATTAACACATTTGAAGCATTGGAAGATGAAGCCCTCGATGCCCTTAGAGCTAAAAACCCAAACATATATAGCATTGGACCACTTCACATGATTGGTAGGCATTTTCCTAAGATAGAAAATGGTTTCAACGTAAGTGGTTCAAGCTTATGGAAAAGTGATCCAGAATGTATAAAATGGTTAAATAAATGGAAACCTGGCTCAgtcttatatattaattatggaAGTATTACTGTTATGACAGATTATCATTTGAAAGAATTTGCTTGGGGAATAGCAAATAGCAAGTTACAATTTTTATGGATTGTAAGACCAGATGTTGTAATAGGCGAAGAAACTTTACATTTACCACAAGACTTTTTAGATGAGGTAAAGGATAGAGGATATATAACTAGTTGGTGCTCTCAAGAGCAAGTGCTTGCTCATCCATCAGTTGGGGGATTCTTAACGCATTGTGGTTGGAATTCTACAATTGAAGCAATTTCTTCGGGCGTGCCGACTATTTGTTGGCCTTTCTTTTCTGAACAACAAACAAATTGTAGGTATTTATGTAATACTTGGAAAATAGGGATGGAAATTAACCATGATGTGAAAAGGGATGAGATAACAAAACTTGTGATGGAAATGATGgaaggagaaaaaggaaaagaaatgaGGCAAAAGTGTTTGGAGTTGAAGAAGGAAGCTATAGATGCTACTGATTTGGGAGGATCATCTTAcaataattttcataagttaatCAAAGAGGTTCTTCATCGCAATGCTCTTTGA
- the LOC123918857 gene encoding linamarin synthase 1-like — protein MDSSSTLPPHTQQKPHAIFVPFPAQGHINPFMQLAKLFHCNGFHITFVNTEFNHKRFIKSLGAEFVKGLSDFQFETIPDGLPLCDKHATQDVPLLCDSIRKNCYGPFKEVVNKLNSSLLPVTCIIADGACGFAGRVGKDLGIKELQFWTASACGFVGYLQFDELVKKGILPFKDESFMVDDTLDRSLNWISGIKDIRLKDLPSFIRVTNLNDIMFDFMGSETKNCIKSSTVIINTFETLEDEALDALRAKNPNIYSIGPLHMIGRHFPKQENGFKACNSSLWKNDPNCIKWLNKWKPCSVLYINYGCITVMTDYHLKEFAWGIANSKLQFLWIVRPDVVIGEETLHLPQDFLDEVKDRGYITSWCSQEQVLGHPSIGGFLTHCGWNSTIEAISSGVPTICWPFFAEQQTNCRYLCNTWKIGMEINHDVKRDEITKLVMEMMEGEKGKEMRQTCLELKKKAIDATDLGGSSYNNFHKLIKEVLHHNTSL, from the exons ATGGATTCTAGTAGTACTCTTCCTCCTCATACCCAACAAAAGCCACATGCTATATTTGTACCATTTCCAGCACAAGGTCATATCAACCCTTTCATGCAACTAGCTAAACTTTTCCATTGCAATGGTTTCCACATAACTTTTGTCAACACTGAATTCAACCACAAACGTTTCATAAAATCACTTGGAGCAGAGTTTGTAAAGGGTCTTTCAGATTTTCAATTTGAGACTATACCCGATGGCTTGCCATTATGTGATAAACATGCAACACAAGATGTTCCATTGTTGTGTGACTCAATTAGAAAAAATTGTTATGGTCCTTTTAAAGAGGTTGTGAATAAGCTCAATAGTAGTTTATTACCAGTTACTTGCATAATTGCTGATGGTGCTTGTGGGTTTGCTGGAAGAGTTGGTAAAGATTTGGGTATTAAGGAGTTGCAGTTTTGGACTGCTTCAGCTTGTGGTTTTGTGGGATATTTGCAATTTGATGAACTTGTCAAAAAAGGCATTCTTCCATTCAAAG ATGAAAGTTTTATGGTCGATGACACTTTGGATAGAAGTTTAAATTGGATCTCCGGGATAAAAGACATTAGACTAAAAGATCTTCCAAGCTTCATAAGAGTCACAAATCTAAATGatattatgtttgattttatggGTTCTGAgacaaaaaattgtataaaatcaTCAACGGTCATTATAAACACATTTGAAACATTGGAAGATGAAGCCCTTGATGCCCTTAGAGCCAAAAACCCAAACATATATAGCATTGGACCACTTCATATGATTGGTAGGCATTTTCCTAAGCAAGAAAATGGTTTTAAAGCATGCAATTCAAGTTTATGGAAAAATGACCCAAATTGTATAAAATGGTTGAATAAATGGAAACCTTGCTCAGtactatatattaattatgGATGTATTACTGTTATGACGGATTATCACTTGAAAGAATTTGCTTGGGGAATAGCAAATAGCAAGTTACAATTTTTATGGATTGTAAGACCAGATgttgtaattggtgaagaaactTTACATTTACCACAAGACTTTTTAGATGAGGTCAAGGATAGAGGATATATAACTAGTTGGTGCTCTCAAGAGCAAGTGCTTGGTCATCCGTCAATTGGGGGATTCTTAACGCATTGTGGTTGGAATTCTACAATTGAAGCAATTTCTTCGGGCGTGCCGACTATTTGTTGGCCTTTCTTTGCTGAGCAACAAACAAATTGTAGGTATTTATGTAATACTTGGAAAATAGGGATGGAAATTAACCATGATGTGAAAAGGGATGAGATAACAAAACTTGTGATGGAAATGATGgaaggagaaaaaggaaaagaaatgaGACAAACGTGTTTGGAGTTGAAGAAGAAAGCTATAGATGCTACTGATTTGGGAGGATCATCTTAcaataattttcataagttaatCAAAGAGGTTCTTCATCACAATACTAGTCTTTGA